In the genome of Myxococcus stipitatus, one region contains:
- a CDS encoding peptidylprolyl isomerase produces the protein MKITKDSVVSIDFKLHLGDGEIIDESDAGDPLVYLQGHEQLVPGLEKALEGKVKGDAFSVVVPPEEGYGPYDDEGIEVVPRDMFPPDLKLEAGGILTAEDPDGDEVEFLVKSVNEKEVTVDYNHPLAGKTLHFDGKVTDVRAASKEELEHGHAHGPDGHHDH, from the coding sequence ATGAAAATCACGAAGGACAGTGTCGTCTCCATCGACTTCAAGCTGCACCTGGGCGATGGAGAGATCATCGACGAGAGCGATGCTGGAGATCCGCTCGTCTACCTCCAGGGCCACGAGCAGCTGGTCCCCGGTCTGGAGAAGGCGCTCGAGGGCAAGGTGAAGGGTGATGCCTTCTCCGTCGTCGTCCCGCCCGAGGAGGGCTACGGCCCGTACGATGACGAGGGCATCGAGGTGGTTCCCCGGGACATGTTCCCGCCGGACCTGAAGCTCGAGGCCGGGGGCATCCTCACCGCCGAGGACCCGGACGGCGACGAGGTGGAGTTCCTCGTCAAGAGCGTGAACGAGAAGGAAGTGACGGTGGACTACAACCACCCGCTCGCCGGCAAGACGCTGCACTTCGACGGCAAGGTGACGGACGTCCGCGCCGCGTCGAAGGAGGAGCTGGAGCACGGCCACGCGCACGGGCCGGACGGTCACCACGACCACTGA
- a CDS encoding SLC13 family permease yields MALAIFLFTYVFIAGARLPYLKLDRPGGALLGAVLMVVLGVVTPAEVFNHSENPARHAIDADTIVLLLGMMLLAAYLSQAAFFRTAGAWAVRHAHTPRRLLVAVTFISAVLSAFLVNDTVCLMLAPLVIATVEDAHLPPAPYLLAVCMGSNSGSVATFTGNPQNMLIQGASGLSYASFAAYMALPALLSTAIVAGSLVFIFRKELSSARFDPHPPPPPVDRGLLAMTLIVMLGVVAAFFAGLPMSWSALAGAALVMALSRREPREALERVDWVLLLFFSSLFVVVYGVNKHGWAEEIRQVFEPLMAGSWMRESLGFAGLTLVASNLFSNVPFVMLARSWVPSLQDVELGWHVLALGSTLAGNLTLVGSVANLIVFEAARGKVDMTFMRYLRVGLPVTLISFVAGLAVLYAEHALF; encoded by the coding sequence GTGGCCCTCGCCATCTTCCTGTTCACCTACGTCTTCATCGCTGGTGCTCGTCTCCCCTACCTCAAGCTGGACCGCCCCGGGGGTGCGCTCCTGGGCGCCGTGCTCATGGTGGTCCTCGGCGTCGTCACGCCCGCCGAGGTCTTCAACCACAGCGAGAACCCCGCCCGGCACGCCATCGACGCCGACACCATCGTCCTGCTGCTGGGGATGATGCTGCTGGCCGCGTACCTCTCCCAGGCCGCCTTCTTCCGCACCGCGGGCGCCTGGGCGGTCCGGCATGCCCACACCCCGCGTCGCCTGCTGGTGGCGGTGACCTTCATCTCCGCGGTGCTGTCCGCGTTCCTCGTCAACGACACCGTGTGCCTGATGCTCGCGCCGCTGGTGATCGCCACCGTGGAGGACGCCCACCTGCCGCCCGCGCCCTACCTGCTCGCGGTGTGCATGGGCAGCAACAGCGGCTCGGTGGCCACCTTCACGGGCAACCCGCAGAACATGCTCATCCAGGGGGCGTCCGGCCTCTCGTATGCCAGCTTCGCGGCGTACATGGCGCTGCCCGCGCTGCTCTCCACGGCCATCGTCGCCGGCTCGCTGGTGTTCATCTTCCGCAAGGAGCTGTCCTCGGCGCGGTTCGACCCCCACCCTCCGCCGCCGCCCGTCGACCGGGGGCTGCTGGCGATGACGCTCATCGTGATGCTGGGGGTGGTCGCGGCCTTCTTCGCGGGCCTGCCGATGAGCTGGAGCGCGCTCGCGGGCGCGGCGCTCGTCATGGCGCTGTCTCGCCGGGAGCCTCGCGAGGCACTGGAGCGCGTGGACTGGGTGCTGCTCCTGTTCTTCTCCAGCCTCTTCGTCGTGGTGTACGGCGTGAACAAGCACGGGTGGGCGGAGGAAATCCGCCAGGTGTTCGAGCCGCTGATGGCGGGCTCGTGGATGCGAGAGAGCCTGGGCTTCGCGGGCCTGACGCTCGTGGCGTCCAACCTCTTCAGCAACGTGCCCTTCGTGATGCTCGCGCGCTCGTGGGTGCCCTCGCTCCAGGACGTGGAACTGGGCTGGCATGTGCTCGCGCTGGGCTCCACGCTGGCGGGCAACCTCACGCTGGTGGGCAGCGTCGCCAACCTCATCGTCTTCGAGGCGGCCCGAGGCAAGGTGGATATGACCTTCATGCGCTACCTGCGCGTCGGGCTCCCCGTCACGCTCATCAGCTTCGTCGCGGGGCTCGCCGTGCTCTACGCGGAGCACGCCCTCTTCTGA
- a CDS encoding glutamine amidotransferase-related protein, translating into MRAVVYQHEEHEGVGLLGPALTEVGFTLVNRFRAVRREDVDAELVVVMGGPMGVYEADQHPFLREELGILTERQAHERACLGICLGAQMLASAAGAEVFPGKNGFEVGVAPVRWTADGVKDAVIAGARPRTVVAHWHGDTYKAVPGATLLASTDRYSQQAFRLGSSYGFQFHLELTARELGRWLDLGAEDLRQRGKDLAELKAQLPKLESAERENIELLQRLARHFAQAVR; encoded by the coding sequence ATGCGCGCGGTGGTCTACCAGCACGAAGAGCACGAGGGCGTGGGGCTGCTGGGTCCGGCGTTGACCGAGGTGGGCTTCACCCTGGTCAACCGCTTCCGCGCCGTGCGCCGCGAGGACGTGGACGCGGAGCTGGTGGTGGTGATGGGCGGCCCCATGGGTGTCTACGAGGCGGACCAGCACCCGTTCCTCCGCGAGGAGCTGGGCATCCTCACCGAGCGGCAGGCCCACGAGCGGGCCTGTCTGGGCATCTGCCTGGGCGCGCAGATGCTCGCCAGCGCCGCGGGCGCGGAGGTCTTCCCGGGGAAGAATGGCTTCGAGGTCGGCGTCGCCCCGGTGCGCTGGACGGCCGACGGGGTGAAGGACGCGGTCATCGCGGGGGCTCGGCCCCGCACCGTCGTCGCGCATTGGCACGGGGATACGTACAAGGCCGTGCCCGGGGCCACGCTGCTCGCGTCGACGGACCGCTACTCGCAACAGGCCTTCCGCCTGGGGTCGTCCTATGGCTTCCAGTTCCACCTGGAGCTGACGGCCCGCGAGCTGGGGCGCTGGTTGGACCTGGGCGCGGAAGACTTGCGGCAGCGGGGCAAGGACCTCGCGGAGCTCAAGGCGCAGCTGCCCAAGCTGGAGTCCGCGGAGCGGGAGAACATCGAGCTGCTTCAACGCCTGGCGCGGCACTTCGCTCAAGCGGTGCGTTGA
- a CDS encoding bile acid:sodium symporter family protein, whose protein sequence is MQSNVFTAVLIPLSLAIIMLGLGLSLTLEDFKRVILYPRAVIIGLVCQMLILPAGCALVAHAFGLAPELAVGLMLLAASPGGATANLFSHLARGDVALNITLTAVNSALTLVTLPLIVNMSLQHFMGEDRAVPMQFSKVIQVMVIVLGPVSIGMLIRSRRADLATRLDKPIRILSAVFLALMIVGAVVQDRNNIGAYFKQVGLAALTFNLLSMAVGFVTPLLFRLPRKQAVAIGMEIGIHNGILAMTIAMSPLLLGNATMAIPPAIYSIIMYFTAAAFGFAVTRGGPAPVLHEEVSR, encoded by the coding sequence ATGCAGTCCAACGTCTTCACCGCGGTCCTGATTCCACTGTCATTGGCCATCATCATGCTCGGCCTGGGGTTGTCGCTGACGCTCGAGGACTTCAAGCGCGTCATCCTCTACCCGCGGGCGGTGATTATCGGGCTCGTGTGCCAGATGCTCATCCTCCCCGCGGGCTGCGCGCTGGTGGCGCACGCCTTCGGCCTGGCGCCGGAGCTGGCGGTGGGGCTGATGCTGCTGGCGGCGTCACCGGGCGGCGCCACGGCGAACCTCTTCAGCCACCTGGCGCGAGGAGACGTGGCGCTCAACATCACGCTCACGGCGGTGAACAGCGCGCTGACCCTCGTCACCCTGCCCCTCATCGTCAACATGTCCCTCCAGCACTTCATGGGGGAGGACCGCGCGGTGCCCATGCAGTTCTCCAAGGTGATCCAGGTCATGGTCATCGTGCTGGGGCCGGTGAGCATCGGCATGCTCATCCGCTCGCGCCGTGCGGACCTGGCCACGCGGCTGGACAAGCCCATCCGGATCCTCTCCGCGGTGTTCCTGGCGTTGATGATTGTCGGCGCCGTGGTCCAGGACCGGAACAACATCGGCGCGTACTTCAAGCAGGTGGGGCTGGCCGCGCTGACGTTCAACCTGCTGAGCATGGCCGTGGGCTTCGTGACGCCGCTGCTGTTCCGACTGCCGCGCAAGCAGGCGGTGGCCATCGGGATGGAGATCGGCATCCACAATGGAATCCTCGCGATGACCATCGCGATGAGCCCGCTCCTGCTGGGCAACGCGACCATGGCCATCCCTCCGGCCATCTACAGCATCATCATGTACTTCACGGCGGCGGCGTTCGGCTTCGCCGTCACCCGCGGTGGCCCGGCCCCCGTCCTTCACGAGGAAGTGTCGAGATGA
- a CDS encoding ribonuclease H-like domain-containing protein produces the protein MDLKRKLARLTGVGPGGKPASRGGPTPPIESAPREEGVNDAVLPSGPPTGQPASIEPRQPAPEPPRPSDPRVESLRRMLADWSERQGQTSARRAATPARARPGPLPVSPHETPHGTVHVSERVLAPDHHHGTAPVAGALDVEGALVARLALHEDLAGVDYQRMLFLDTETTGLAGGTGTVPFLVGLAWFEGRSLRVHQLFLRKLGEEAPMLRVLAERMAASSCLVTFNGKSFDWPLLRTRFVLNRVKTPAELPHLDLLHCARRVFKHRGAGTRLVHMEEHVLGHRRVDDVDGSLIPDLYFRYLRGGDGSALTPVLEHNANDLLLLAALLGEMVRRFRAGDGTDVPPSEDPRDLLGFAGVAFRAGDHARARAFAHAATRGSGTVGMEAHALASRLARMAGEPQAAADHLHQALATARGVQAATLHLELAKLYEHSLKDLPGALRHARLSAAAEAPADHQRRLLRIQGRLERSARAHSLDLEARPPRSGA, from the coding sequence GTGGACCTCAAGCGAAAGCTGGCGCGGCTGACGGGCGTGGGCCCGGGAGGCAAGCCCGCGTCTCGAGGTGGACCCACGCCCCCCATCGAGTCTGCGCCGCGCGAGGAAGGCGTCAATGACGCCGTGCTGCCATCGGGACCTCCCACCGGCCAGCCTGCCAGCATCGAACCGCGGCAACCCGCGCCGGAGCCGCCGCGCCCTTCGGACCCTCGCGTCGAGTCCCTCCGTCGGATGCTCGCGGACTGGTCCGAGCGACAAGGACAGACCTCCGCCCGACGCGCCGCCACACCCGCGCGGGCTCGCCCAGGCCCGCTTCCGGTCTCGCCCCACGAGACACCCCACGGGACGGTCCACGTCTCCGAGCGGGTCCTGGCCCCGGACCACCACCACGGCACCGCGCCCGTGGCCGGAGCCCTGGACGTGGAGGGCGCACTCGTCGCCCGGCTCGCGCTGCACGAAGACCTGGCTGGGGTGGACTACCAGCGGATGCTGTTCCTCGACACGGAGACCACGGGACTCGCGGGAGGCACGGGCACCGTGCCCTTCCTCGTCGGCCTGGCCTGGTTCGAGGGCCGCTCGCTCCGAGTCCACCAGCTCTTCCTGCGCAAGCTGGGCGAGGAAGCCCCCATGCTGCGCGTGCTCGCCGAGCGCATGGCGGCGTCCTCATGCCTCGTCACGTTCAACGGCAAGAGCTTCGACTGGCCGCTGCTGCGCACGCGCTTCGTCCTCAACCGGGTGAAGACGCCCGCCGAGCTGCCTCACCTGGACCTCCTCCACTGCGCCCGGCGCGTCTTCAAGCACCGAGGGGCGGGCACGCGGCTGGTGCACATGGAGGAGCACGTCCTCGGCCATCGCCGCGTCGATGACGTGGACGGCTCCCTCATCCCAGACCTGTACTTCCGCTATCTCCGAGGAGGGGACGGCTCCGCGCTGACGCCCGTCCTGGAGCACAACGCGAACGACCTGCTCCTCCTGGCCGCGCTGCTTGGGGAGATGGTGCGCCGCTTCCGGGCGGGAGACGGCACCGACGTTCCCCCGAGTGAGGACCCCCGGGACCTCCTGGGCTTCGCAGGGGTTGCCTTTCGGGCCGGAGACCATGCCCGGGCGCGGGCCTTCGCCCACGCGGCGACCCGAGGCTCCGGGACGGTGGGGATGGAGGCTCACGCCCTGGCGTCACGGCTGGCCCGCATGGCCGGAGAGCCCCAGGCCGCGGCTGACCACCTCCACCAGGCGCTGGCCACGGCCCGAGGTGTCCAGGCCGCGACGCTGCACCTGGAGCTGGCCAAGCTCTACGAACATTCCCTCAAGGACCTGCCGGGTGCGCTGCGCCATGCCCGGCTCTCCGCGGCGGCGGAGGCCCCCGCGGACCACCAGCGGCGCCTCCTCCGAATCCAGGGGCGGCTGGAGCGGAGTGCCCGGGCCCACTCGCTGGACCTGGAGGCCCGGCCGCCGCGTTCGGGCGCCTGA
- the tesB gene encoding acyl-CoA thioesterase II, translating to MSRVLDELLELLKLESIEENLFRGKSQDLGFRQLFGGQVLGQALSAASRTADAARHVHSLHGYFLRPGDAGLPVVYTVDRVRDGGSISTRRVVAIQKGQPIFTMMASFHGDEAGYEHQAPMPDVPAPEGLPTDLVLWSRQAERIPARLREKILCPKPIEIRPVEYTDPFNPTATEPRKAVWFRADGDVPEDPQVHKYVLAYASDFNLISTALLPHAASFFQPNVIGASLDHALWFHGDLKVNDWLLYVMDSPWGGNARGLARGSVYSRDGRLVASVAQEGLLRILKDGKR from the coding sequence ATGAGTCGAGTCCTGGACGAGCTGCTGGAGCTGCTCAAGCTGGAGTCCATCGAGGAAAACCTCTTTCGCGGCAAGAGCCAGGACCTGGGCTTCCGCCAGCTCTTTGGCGGACAGGTGCTGGGTCAGGCGCTGTCGGCGGCCAGTCGGACGGCGGACGCGGCCCGGCATGTCCACTCGCTGCACGGCTACTTCCTGCGGCCCGGGGATGCGGGGCTCCCGGTCGTCTACACGGTGGACCGGGTGCGGGATGGCGGCAGCATCAGCACCCGGCGCGTCGTGGCCATCCAGAAGGGGCAGCCCATCTTCACGATGATGGCCAGCTTCCACGGCGACGAGGCCGGCTACGAGCATCAGGCCCCGATGCCGGACGTCCCCGCGCCGGAGGGACTGCCCACGGACCTGGTGCTGTGGTCCCGGCAGGCGGAGCGCATCCCCGCGCGGCTGCGGGAGAAGATCCTCTGCCCCAAGCCCATCGAAATCCGCCCCGTCGAGTACACGGACCCGTTCAACCCCACGGCGACGGAGCCACGCAAGGCGGTCTGGTTCCGGGCCGACGGCGACGTTCCGGAGGACCCCCAGGTCCACAAGTACGTCCTGGCCTACGCGTCCGACTTCAACCTCATCAGCACCGCGCTGCTGCCCCACGCGGCCAGCTTCTTCCAGCCGAATGTCATTGGCGCGAGCCTGGACCATGCCCTCTGGTTCCATGGGGACCTGAAGGTGAATGACTGGCTGCTCTACGTCATGGACAGCCCGTGGGGCGGCAATGCCCGGGGCCTGGCGCGCGGCTCCGTCTACTCGCGCGATGGGCGACTCGTGGCCTCCGTGGCGCAGGAAGGGCTGCTGCGCATCCTCAAGGACGGCAAGCGCTAG
- a CDS encoding methyl-accepting chemotaxis protein, translating into MRILDRTSLRTRLTLAVALLTLCALLPLNILGRFFIADTLQAQLHATLRVEAQGLRDLVEATLVEREATVRSWSEHSILRGALLFETFEESDSVLATFKKRHPSFAGVVLFAEDGRAVSASEARLLEAYAGHEREVLDAAWFRAARNGTHDVSGFTRVDPFFGKAVLPLAAPIFSPISGARIGVVLGAYDWGQVGQVVAPALERSRARGQRSFALEVVDPEGLVLFDSMAGGPSRAEDVVRESAIDEVALRDVGDGWRFVATVDPKEVYAPLNRAERIAVGLTLLSLAVAGIGGWWLARGATRPITRLNEVVSRVVREGDLTQDVEVTTRRDEVGALAAAFAQMMEHLRDSTRGLQQGTLVLGKTVAELTAAAAQQERTLMKQAAALQETQVTAQEIKQTSLMAAERSQAVLGVTARAREVGRSGEATVEASLAGFEQLHEQVGRVARSIAALNERTSQIGGITQTVKDLADQSNMLALNAAIESVRSGEHGKGFGVVAREIRSLADQSIHSTGRVREILEDIRQSIQAAVALAEQSQGSAETGLTQVRASGDSLRELTRIIQDNASAAQQIAAAVTQQNAGVAQIFTAVTDLSRMMEESMQGLQSAQRITASLREVAGHMEAVAATYRV; encoded by the coding sequence ATGCGAATCCTCGACAGAACCTCCCTGCGCACCCGGTTGACCCTGGCGGTGGCGCTGCTCACGCTGTGCGCGCTGCTGCCGCTCAACATCCTGGGGCGCTTCTTCATCGCCGACACCTTGCAGGCGCAGCTCCACGCGACGCTGAGGGTGGAGGCCCAGGGGCTCCGAGACCTCGTCGAGGCCACGCTCGTGGAGCGCGAGGCCACGGTGCGCAGCTGGTCCGAGCACTCCATCCTCCGGGGCGCGCTGCTCTTCGAGACCTTCGAGGAGAGCGACTCGGTGCTGGCCACGTTCAAGAAGCGCCACCCCTCCTTCGCGGGCGTGGTGCTCTTCGCCGAGGACGGGCGCGCGGTGTCCGCCAGCGAGGCCCGGCTGCTCGAGGCCTACGCGGGACACGAGCGCGAGGTCCTCGACGCCGCGTGGTTCCGGGCCGCTCGCAATGGCACGCACGATGTTTCGGGCTTCACGCGGGTGGACCCGTTCTTCGGCAAGGCGGTGCTGCCGCTCGCGGCCCCCATCTTCAGCCCCATCAGCGGCGCGCGGATTGGCGTGGTGCTGGGCGCGTATGACTGGGGGCAGGTGGGGCAGGTGGTGGCCCCCGCGCTGGAGCGCTCGCGCGCCCGAGGGCAGCGGAGCTTCGCCCTCGAGGTGGTGGACCCGGAGGGCCTGGTGCTCTTCGACTCGATGGCGGGAGGCCCGTCCCGCGCCGAGGATGTCGTCCGCGAGTCCGCCATCGACGAGGTGGCGCTGCGCGACGTGGGCGACGGCTGGCGCTTCGTGGCGACGGTGGACCCGAAGGAGGTCTACGCGCCGCTGAACCGCGCCGAGCGCATCGCCGTGGGACTGACGCTCCTGTCCCTCGCCGTGGCGGGCATCGGGGGCTGGTGGTTGGCGCGCGGCGCCACCCGGCCCATCACCCGGTTGAACGAGGTGGTGAGCCGCGTCGTGCGCGAAGGGGACCTCACGCAGGACGTGGAGGTCACCACGCGCCGCGATGAAGTGGGGGCGCTGGCCGCCGCGTTCGCCCAGATGATGGAGCACCTGCGGGACTCCACGCGCGGGCTCCAGCAGGGCACCCTGGTGCTGGGCAAGACGGTGGCGGAGCTGACGGCCGCGGCGGCGCAGCAGGAGCGCACGCTGATGAAGCAGGCCGCTGCCCTCCAGGAGACGCAGGTGACGGCGCAGGAGATCAAACAGACGTCGCTGATGGCCGCCGAGCGCTCCCAGGCGGTGCTCGGCGTCACCGCTCGGGCGCGCGAGGTGGGGCGCTCCGGCGAGGCCACCGTCGAAGCCAGCCTCGCGGGCTTCGAGCAGCTGCATGAACAAGTGGGCCGCGTGGCGCGGAGCATCGCCGCCCTCAACGAGCGCACGAGCCAGATTGGCGGCATCACCCAGACGGTGAAGGACCTGGCGGACCAGTCCAACATGCTGGCCCTCAACGCCGCCATCGAGTCCGTCCGCTCCGGCGAGCACGGCAAGGGCTTTGGCGTGGTGGCCCGGGAGATCCGCAGCCTCGCCGACCAGTCCATCCACTCCACGGGCCGGGTGCGCGAAATCCTGGAGGACATCCGCCAGTCCATCCAGGCCGCCGTCGCCCTCGCCGAGCAGAGCCAGGGCAGCGCGGAGACGGGCCTGACGCAGGTCCGCGCCAGCGGGGACAGCCTCCGGGAGCTGACCCGCATCATCCAGGACAACGCCTCCGCCGCTCAGCAGATCGCCGCCGCCGTCACCCAGCAGAATGCGGGCGTCGCGCAAATCTTCACAGCCGTGACGGATTTGTCCCGGATGATGGAAGAGTCAATGCAGGGATTGCAGAGCGCCCAGCGGATTACCGCGTCCTTGCGCGAGGTGGCCGGACACATGGAGGCCGTCGCGGCCACGTACCGCGTCTAG
- a CDS encoding DEAD/DEAH box helicase, with protein sequence MKSEKEEGAFGGPRRTPWNAPRGLDSVLQQWRTDRALASCFSLDEASPARVGSFAPIPDEVAPQVREALRLRGVEQLFSHQAEAYRLARGGKNLVIATPTASGKSLCYNLPLLDHFAREPQARALYLFPTKALSRDQEESLRAFMREAGLTHGAITFDGDTPADARRAARERGGVLLTNPDMLHTGILPHHANWARLFSNLRFVVIDELHTYRGVFGSHLANVLRRLRRVARFHGSDPVFIAASATIGNPQAHARRMLGCDVELVSENGAPSGERRVMVFNPPVVNAELGIRASYLKTSVRLTADLVRAGVSTLLFGQSRNNIEVMLKYLRDRFVEEKLDPSLIQGYRGGYLPGTRRATEAALRAGEVRCVVATNALELGIDIGSLDAVVCAGYPGSVAALMQRFGRAGRRGAGSLALLVTSSAPLDQYLAADPRFLIGAPVEHARIDPDNVEILVQHLKCASFELPFEEGEPFGDVPAESTAEALGFLAQHEVVHPTAGEGGRRVFHWSSDAYPANHVSLRSVGWDNVVIIERGTDRTLAEMDFRSAHTMLHEQAIYQHEAEQYQVEHFDYENHKAFVRKVAPDYFTDAMTYVRVNVIQEDQGAPIGPSLQAGMGEVSVIEKVVGYKKIKYHTHENVGYGEVALPEMQMHTTALWLTVPESVVRSMNAPRPAVIDALRGVATALRTVACVGLMIDPRDIGKTLGSRDDAEGPPRKDGGVGFDPTIFLYDNVPGGVGLAARLFDQRDELLVRARRLLESCVCEEGCPACIGPASGVMPGQAPVDPHPRKRLGLEVLSALGVVGVQ encoded by the coding sequence ATGAAGTCCGAGAAGGAAGAGGGGGCCTTTGGCGGCCCACGTCGTACGCCCTGGAATGCCCCTCGGGGACTGGACTCCGTGCTCCAGCAGTGGCGCACGGACCGGGCCCTGGCGTCGTGTTTCTCCCTCGATGAGGCGTCCCCCGCCCGCGTGGGCTCCTTCGCCCCCATCCCCGATGAGGTGGCCCCCCAGGTGCGCGAGGCCCTGCGCCTGCGAGGCGTCGAGCAGCTCTTCTCCCACCAGGCGGAGGCGTACCGGCTGGCTCGCGGGGGGAAGAACCTGGTCATCGCCACCCCGACCGCCTCCGGCAAGAGCCTCTGCTACAACCTCCCGCTGCTGGACCACTTCGCGCGGGAGCCCCAGGCGCGGGCCCTGTACCTGTTCCCGACCAAGGCCCTGTCGAGAGACCAGGAGGAGTCCCTGCGCGCGTTCATGCGCGAGGCCGGGCTGACCCACGGCGCCATCACCTTCGACGGAGACACTCCGGCGGATGCGCGGCGGGCGGCGCGTGAGCGCGGGGGCGTGCTGCTCACCAACCCGGACATGCTGCACACGGGCATCCTTCCGCATCACGCGAACTGGGCCCGCTTGTTCTCGAACCTGCGCTTCGTCGTCATCGACGAGCTGCACACGTATCGAGGCGTCTTCGGCTCACACCTGGCGAACGTCCTGCGCCGCCTGCGCCGCGTGGCGCGGTTCCATGGCTCGGATCCGGTGTTCATCGCGGCGTCGGCCACCATCGGCAATCCCCAGGCGCATGCTCGGAGGATGCTGGGCTGCGACGTCGAGCTCGTCTCCGAGAATGGCGCGCCCTCCGGCGAGCGCCGGGTCATGGTGTTCAATCCGCCCGTGGTCAACGCGGAGCTGGGCATTCGCGCCAGCTACCTGAAGACGTCCGTGAGGCTGACGGCGGACCTGGTGCGCGCGGGTGTGTCCACGCTGTTGTTCGGCCAGTCGCGCAACAACATCGAGGTGATGCTCAAGTACCTGAGGGACCGCTTCGTCGAGGAGAAGCTCGACCCGTCGCTCATCCAGGGCTATCGCGGTGGCTACCTCCCGGGCACGCGCCGCGCGACGGAGGCCGCGTTGCGCGCGGGCGAGGTGCGCTGTGTCGTCGCCACCAACGCGCTGGAGCTCGGCATCGACATCGGCTCGTTGGACGCGGTGGTGTGCGCGGGCTATCCGGGCTCGGTCGCGGCGCTCATGCAACGGTTTGGACGCGCGGGACGCCGGGGCGCGGGGAGCCTCGCGCTGCTCGTGACGTCGAGCGCGCCGTTGGACCAGTACCTCGCGGCGGACCCGCGGTTCCTCATCGGCGCTCCGGTGGAGCACGCGCGCATCGACCCGGACAACGTGGAGATCCTCGTCCAGCACCTCAAGTGTGCCTCCTTCGAGCTGCCGTTCGAGGAGGGAGAGCCCTTCGGTGACGTGCCGGCCGAGTCGACCGCGGAGGCGTTGGGGTTCCTTGCCCAGCACGAGGTGGTGCATCCCACGGCTGGGGAGGGGGGACGGCGCGTGTTCCACTGGTCCTCGGATGCGTACCCGGCCAACCACGTGTCCCTGCGCAGCGTGGGCTGGGACAACGTCGTCATCATCGAGCGAGGCACGGACCGGACGCTCGCGGAGATGGACTTCCGCTCCGCGCACACGATGCTGCACGAGCAGGCCATCTACCAACACGAGGCCGAGCAGTATCAGGTCGAGCACTTCGACTACGAGAACCACAAGGCCTTCGTGCGGAAGGTGGCGCCGGACTACTTCACGGACGCGATGACGTACGTGCGCGTGAATGTCATCCAGGAGGACCAGGGCGCGCCCATCGGCCCGTCGCTCCAGGCCGGCATGGGCGAGGTGAGCGTCATCGAGAAGGTCGTGGGCTACAAGAAGATCAAGTACCACACCCATGAGAACGTCGGGTACGGCGAGGTCGCGCTGCCGGAGATGCAGATGCACACCACGGCGCTGTGGCTGACGGTGCCGGAGTCGGTGGTGCGCTCGATGAACGCGCCTCGTCCCGCGGTCATCGATGCGCTGCGGGGCGTGGCCACCGCGCTTCGGACGGTGGCGTGCGTCGGGTTGATGATCGACCCGCGAGATATCGGCAAGACGCTGGGCAGTCGCGACGACGCGGAAGGCCCGCCGCGCAAGGATGGTGGCGTGGGCTTCGACCCGACCATCTTCCTCTACGACAACGTGCCTGGTGGCGTGGGGCTGGCGGCTCGGCTCTTCGACCAGCGGGATGAGTTGCTCGTTCGCGCCCGGAGGCTGCTGGAGTCGTGCGTGTGTGAGGAGGGTTGTCCCGCGTGCATCGGACCGGCGTCGGGTGTCATGCCGGGACAGGCGCCGGTGGACCCGCATCCGCGCAAACGCCTGGGGTTGGAAGTGCTGTCCGCGCTGGGCGTCGTGGGCGTGCAGTAG